From Fluviispira vulneris, a single genomic window includes:
- a CDS encoding chemotaxis protein CheW encodes MHEDEKKQINLNNAMSSKTKQFSAFYLDNRLYGIEVSRVQEVVRSMNMTPIPLAPDYVRGLINLRGQVATAIGLRQLFGFHTQLPEEFINIVCKIDGMLISFQVDEIGDVIEVSEEDFEQTPQTISDDIRRYMLGVYKISNSLLSAIDVENIIKFLNQKT; translated from the coding sequence ATGCATGAAGATGAAAAAAAACAAATCAATTTAAATAATGCGATGTCTAGTAAAACAAAACAATTTTCAGCTTTTTATTTAGACAATCGTTTATATGGTATTGAAGTGAGTCGTGTACAAGAAGTGGTACGCTCTATGAATATGACACCTATTCCTTTAGCTCCAGATTATGTAAGAGGTTTGATTAATTTACGCGGACAAGTCGCGACAGCCATTGGTTTACGCCAATTATTCGGTTTTCATACACAACTTCCAGAAGAATTTATCAATATCGTTTGCAAAATAGATGGCATGCTTATCTCATTTCAAGTTGATGAAATAGGCGATGTTATTGAAGTCTCAGAAGAGGACTTTGAACAAACTCCACAAACAATTTCAGATGATATTCGCAGATATATGCTTGGGGTATATAAGATTTCAAATTCTCTTTTGAGTGCAATTGATGTTGAAAATATAATTAAGTTTTTAAATCAAAAGACTTGA
- the cheB gene encoding chemotaxis-specific protein-glutamate methyltransferase CheB, with product MRILIVDDSVVFRSQIKSALEGIKDIVVVASAANGKIAMERLEQNSIDVVILDLEMPVMDGLSMLEEMKKKSYNQRVIVFAAPTGTGIDLALTALHAGASDFIAKPNSSGSLEEAFEGIQKELIPKILQFKSKIEHNLIYIPKSDQNPESASLPVSSPNQEPKQIIVYDKRLNIKDFSLIKPKVIGIGASTGGPSALEKIFEKIKELPLRIPIFITQHMPPKFTEALANRIQVISGHPTHEATHGETALPGHVYVAPGDFHMSVDRSSDGQRVIICLDQNPKRNSVRPAVDTLFESLARVYGNGCTAFVLTGMGEDGMVGAKAIKEVSGNIIIQDPESATVWGMPGAVHATGAYDSMGNLEECSDYLRQMIG from the coding sequence ATGAGAATCCTTATTGTAGATGATTCCGTTGTATTTCGCTCACAGATTAAATCTGCATTGGAAGGAATAAAAGACATTGTTGTTGTGGCAAGTGCAGCCAATGGAAAAATTGCAATGGAGCGTTTAGAACAAAATTCCATCGATGTTGTTATTTTAGATCTTGAAATGCCTGTTATGGATGGCTTATCTATGCTGGAAGAAATGAAAAAAAAATCATATAACCAACGTGTCATTGTTTTTGCAGCCCCGACAGGCACAGGAATCGACTTAGCTTTAACAGCACTTCACGCTGGTGCCTCCGATTTTATCGCTAAACCAAATTCATCGGGTTCTCTCGAAGAAGCATTTGAAGGAATCCAGAAAGAATTAATTCCTAAGATTTTACAATTTAAATCAAAAATTGAGCATAATTTAATATATATACCAAAGAGCGATCAAAATCCCGAATCTGCCTCATTGCCTGTCAGTTCTCCCAATCAAGAACCTAAACAAATAATTGTTTATGATAAGAGATTAAATATTAAGGATTTTTCACTAATTAAGCCTAAAGTCATCGGAATTGGAGCCTCAACTGGGGGACCATCTGCCCTTGAAAAAATATTCGAAAAAATAAAAGAATTACCTTTAAGAATTCCTATCTTTATCACCCAACACATGCCGCCAAAATTCACTGAAGCCCTTGCAAATAGAATCCAAGTCATCAGTGGACATCCAACACATGAAGCAACGCATGGAGAAACAGCATTGCCTGGTCATGTTTATGTTGCCCCAGGTGATTTTCATATGAGTGTCGATCGATCAAGCGACGGACAAAGAGTCATTATTTGTTTGGATCAAAATCCGAAAAGAAATTCTGTGCGCCCTGCAGTGGATACATTATTTGAATCTTTAGCAAGAGTTTATGGAAATGGCTGCACAGCATTTGTTTTAACCGGCATGGGTGAAGACGGAATGGTCGGTGCAAAAGCTATTAAAGAAGTCTCTGGCAATATTATCATCCAAGATCCAGAGTCTGCCACTGTCTGGGGTATGCCTGGAGCAGTGCATGCCACAGGAGCTTATGACTCAATGGGAAATTTAGAAGAATGTTCTGATTATTTAAGACAAATGATTGGGTGA